From Microtus pennsylvanicus isolate mMicPen1 chromosome 10, mMicPen1.hap1, whole genome shotgun sequence, one genomic window encodes:
- the Tatdn3 gene encoding deoxyribonuclease TATDN3 isoform X2: MAVGSGLVDCHCHLSAPDFNSDLDDVLEKAKKANVIALVAVAEHAGEFERIMQLSERYPGFILPCLGVHPVQELSPEKSRSVTLKDLDAALPIIEKYKDRLLAIGEVGLDFTPKFAGTDEEKEEQRQVLIRQVQLARRLNVPLNVHSRSAGRPTINLLREQGAEQVLLHAFDGRPSVAMEGVRAGYYFSIPPSIVRSGQQKLVKQLPLSSICLETDSPALGPEKLTRNEPCNISISAEFIAQVKGISVEEVQEVTTQNALKLFPKLQDLLQK, encoded by the exons ATGGCAGTGGGTTCGGGGCTAGTGGACTGTCACTGCCATCTCTCCGCCCCGGACTTTAACAGC GATCTGGATGATGTGTTGGAGAAAGCCAAGAAG gctaaTGTTATAGCCCTTGTGGCAGTGGCTGAACATGCAGGAGAATTTGAAAGAATTATGCAACTTTCAGAGag ATACCCTGGATTCATCCTGCCATGTCTGGGAGTCCACCCAGTTCAAGAACTTTCACCAGAAAAATCAAGAAGTGTGACATTAAAG GATTTGGATGCAGCTTTGCCTATTATTGAGAAATACAAGGATCGGTTGTTGGCAATTGGAGAG GTGGGGCTAGACTTCACCCCCAAATTTGCAGGCACtgatgaagagaaggaagaacagaggcAGGTCCTGATCAGACAGGTCCAGTTGGCCAGAAGACTGAATGTGCCTTT AAACGTGCACTCCCGCTCAGCAGGAAGGCCCACCATCAACCTCTTACGTGAACAAG GTGCTGAACAGGTCCTACTGCATGCCTTTGACGGTCGGCCGTCGGTAGCCATGGAAGGAGTAAGGGCAGGTTACTACTTCTCGATCCCACCATCCATTGTAAGAAGTGGGCAG CAGAAGCTTGTGAAACAGCTGCCTTTAAGCTCTATCTGCTTAGAGACAGACTCCCCTGCACTGGGACCAGAAAAACTG ACACGGAATGAGCCCTGCAACATTTCCATCTCAGCAGAATTCATTGCCCAGGTGAAAGGGATCTCAGTGGAAGAAGTTCAAGAAGTGACGACACAGAATGCCTTAAAACTGTTTCCCAAGCTTCAGGACCTACTCCAGAAATAG
- the Tatdn3 gene encoding deoxyribonuclease TATDN3 isoform X3 — protein MAVGSGLVDCHCHLSAPDFNSDLDDVLEKAKKANVIALVAVAEHAGEFERIMQLSERYPGFILPCLGVHPVQELSPEKSRSVTLKDLDAALPIIEKYKDRLLAIGEVGLDFTPKFAGTDEEKEEQRQVLIRQVQLARRLNVPLNVHSRSAGRPTINLLREQGAEQVLLHAFDGRPSVAMEGVRAGYYFSIPPSIVRSGQKLVKQLPLSSICLETDSPALGPEKLTRNEPCNISISAEFIAQVKGISVEEVQEVTTQNALKLFPKLQDLLQK, from the exons ATGGCAGTGGGTTCGGGGCTAGTGGACTGTCACTGCCATCTCTCCGCCCCGGACTTTAACAGC GATCTGGATGATGTGTTGGAGAAAGCCAAGAAG gctaaTGTTATAGCCCTTGTGGCAGTGGCTGAACATGCAGGAGAATTTGAAAGAATTATGCAACTTTCAGAGag ATACCCTGGATTCATCCTGCCATGTCTGGGAGTCCACCCAGTTCAAGAACTTTCACCAGAAAAATCAAGAAGTGTGACATTAAAG GATTTGGATGCAGCTTTGCCTATTATTGAGAAATACAAGGATCGGTTGTTGGCAATTGGAGAG GTGGGGCTAGACTTCACCCCCAAATTTGCAGGCACtgatgaagagaaggaagaacagaggcAGGTCCTGATCAGACAGGTCCAGTTGGCCAGAAGACTGAATGTGCCTTT AAACGTGCACTCCCGCTCAGCAGGAAGGCCCACCATCAACCTCTTACGTGAACAAG GTGCTGAACAGGTCCTACTGCATGCCTTTGACGGTCGGCCGTCGGTAGCCATGGAAGGAGTAAGGGCAGGTTACTACTTCTCGATCCCACCATCCATTGTAAGAAGTGGGCAG AAGCTTGTGAAACAGCTGCCTTTAAGCTCTATCTGCTTAGAGACAGACTCCCCTGCACTGGGACCAGAAAAACTG ACACGGAATGAGCCCTGCAACATTTCCATCTCAGCAGAATTCATTGCCCAGGTGAAAGGGATCTCAGTGGAAGAAGTTCAAGAAGTGACGACACAGAATGCCTTAAAACTGTTTCCCAAGCTTCAGGACCTACTCCAGAAATAG
- the Tatdn3 gene encoding deoxyribonuclease TATDN3 isoform X1 yields MAVGSGLVDCHCHLSAPDFNSDLDDVLEKAKKANVIALVAVAEHAGEFERIMQLSERYPGFILPCLGVHPVQELSPEKSRSVTLKDLDAALPIIEKYKDRLLAIGEVGLDFTPKFAGTDEEKEEQRQVLIRQVQLARRLNVPLNVHSRSAGRPTINLLREQGAEQVLLHAFDGRPSVAMEGVRAGYYFSIPPSIVRSGQKQKLVKQLPLSSICLETDSPALGPEKLTRNEPCNISISAEFIAQVKGISVEEVQEVTTQNALKLFPKLQDLLQK; encoded by the exons ATGGCAGTGGGTTCGGGGCTAGTGGACTGTCACTGCCATCTCTCCGCCCCGGACTTTAACAGC GATCTGGATGATGTGTTGGAGAAAGCCAAGAAG gctaaTGTTATAGCCCTTGTGGCAGTGGCTGAACATGCAGGAGAATTTGAAAGAATTATGCAACTTTCAGAGag ATACCCTGGATTCATCCTGCCATGTCTGGGAGTCCACCCAGTTCAAGAACTTTCACCAGAAAAATCAAGAAGTGTGACATTAAAG GATTTGGATGCAGCTTTGCCTATTATTGAGAAATACAAGGATCGGTTGTTGGCAATTGGAGAG GTGGGGCTAGACTTCACCCCCAAATTTGCAGGCACtgatgaagagaaggaagaacagaggcAGGTCCTGATCAGACAGGTCCAGTTGGCCAGAAGACTGAATGTGCCTTT AAACGTGCACTCCCGCTCAGCAGGAAGGCCCACCATCAACCTCTTACGTGAACAAG GTGCTGAACAGGTCCTACTGCATGCCTTTGACGGTCGGCCGTCGGTAGCCATGGAAGGAGTAAGGGCAGGTTACTACTTCTCGATCCCACCATCCATTGTAAGAAGTGGGCAG AAGCAGAAGCTTGTGAAACAGCTGCCTTTAAGCTCTATCTGCTTAGAGACAGACTCCCCTGCACTGGGACCAGAAAAACTG ACACGGAATGAGCCCTGCAACATTTCCATCTCAGCAGAATTCATTGCCCAGGTGAAAGGGATCTCAGTGGAAGAAGTTCAAGAAGTGACGACACAGAATGCCTTAAAACTGTTTCCCAAGCTTCAGGACCTACTCCAGAAATAG